One window from the genome of Cryptosporangium phraense encodes:
- a CDS encoding acetoacetate decarboxylase family protein — MTTYEIAGQPVTMPVQVRDASAGTVLFDVDATAAASLIPADFEVIEVRPGVAQLAVVLVDYRDNDLGAYHEVGLTFFVRPRSGGEDGTFITRLPVDQEFTCEAGRTIWGFPKTVERIDVDDSLWTLYLDGELAFSLQVPRGGTDETPPTPMTTYSLIDGVPHRTTFTQGGSGSQVVFGGEGVSVVLGSHPVSAELAALGLPGAPVVLSTWIERMRATFEDAQPLKE, encoded by the coding sequence ATGACGACCTACGAGATCGCGGGACAGCCGGTGACGATGCCGGTCCAGGTCCGGGACGCGTCCGCGGGCACCGTGCTGTTCGACGTGGACGCCACGGCCGCCGCCTCGCTGATCCCGGCGGACTTCGAGGTGATCGAGGTCCGGCCGGGCGTCGCGCAGCTGGCGGTCGTGCTCGTCGACTACCGGGACAACGACCTCGGCGCGTACCACGAGGTCGGGCTGACGTTCTTCGTCCGGCCGCGGTCCGGCGGCGAGGACGGCACGTTCATCACCCGCCTCCCGGTCGACCAGGAGTTCACCTGCGAGGCCGGCCGGACGATCTGGGGCTTCCCGAAGACGGTCGAGCGCATCGACGTCGACGACTCGCTCTGGACCCTGTATCTGGACGGCGAGCTGGCGTTCTCGTTGCAAGTGCCCCGCGGCGGCACCGACGAGACCCCGCCGACGCCGATGACGACGTACTCGCTGATCGACGGCGTCCCGCACCGGACGACGTTCACCCAGGGCGGGTCGGGCTCGCAGGTCGTCTTCGGCGGCGAGGGGGTGTCGGTGGTCCTCGGGTCGCACCCGGTCAGCGCGGAGCTGGCCGCGCTCGGGCTGCCCGGCGCGCCGGTCGTGCTCAGCACCTGGATCGAGCGGATGCGGGCCACGTTCGAGGACGCTCAGCCGCTGAAGGAGTAG
- a CDS encoding transglycosylase domain-containing protein: MKRAPHRHLLASLLLCGALAGVIVAAAAFPATAFAGLTAKTASDDFSDLPTNLEFPPAPQASTLYASDGKTEIAEFYDENRKNVGLNQIAKVMQQAIVAAEDNRFYDHEGVDLKGVVRAFVNNEVEGGATQGASTLTQQYVRASLKYAATTAEEKQLATEDTAGRKVREIRYAIALEHELSKDQILENYLNITYFGNNGYGIYAASEAYFSKPPSQLTLAEAAMIAGMAQNPTQYNPVANDHRAALDRREYVLNQMVKLKYVTAAQAAAANAGDLGLKPKTSAQSCENGNTAYGFFCGWFLDWWQANPAFGATTADRLDKLKKGGYSIVSSLDVGMQKAAQQQVDAQLGADSRFATGVVLVEPGTGRVKAMAVNRKYGISDGATVNPLLSGSAVSPGYQAGSTFKMFTALAALQQGIPLSHTIYAPERYVSQYPGDCATGGDRYCPKNASPAMTGDQTMSSAFGESANTYFVQLEEQVTVKAAVAAAQQAGVVLRGAGDLGLAKDAQTSDAAWGSFTLGTAQVSPLDMANAYATVAARGKACTTLPLTSISDRSGTPVAGVADPTCKQAFSPEVADAAADMARCPVGNQSEVGISCTHPGGTDTAESVGRAIDRPVAGKTGTTDDDNAAWFIGFTPNLAAASFLANPDKYQDEVPNTRIPIDIARDTLASALTNLPVKNFIAPPSELAF, encoded by the coding sequence ATGAAACGGGCGCCCCACCGACACCTGCTCGCTTCGCTGCTGCTGTGTGGCGCGCTCGCGGGCGTCATCGTGGCCGCGGCGGCGTTCCCGGCCACGGCGTTCGCCGGCCTCACCGCCAAGACGGCCTCGGACGACTTCAGCGACCTGCCGACGAACCTCGAGTTCCCGCCCGCCCCGCAGGCCTCGACGCTGTACGCGTCGGACGGCAAGACCGAGATCGCCGAGTTCTACGACGAGAACCGCAAGAACGTCGGGCTGAACCAGATCGCGAAGGTCATGCAGCAGGCCATCGTCGCGGCCGAGGACAACCGGTTCTACGACCACGAGGGCGTCGACCTGAAGGGCGTCGTCCGGGCGTTCGTCAACAACGAGGTCGAGGGCGGCGCGACCCAGGGCGCCTCGACGCTGACCCAGCAGTACGTCCGGGCCAGCCTGAAGTACGCGGCGACCACGGCCGAGGAGAAGCAGCTCGCGACCGAGGACACGGCCGGGCGCAAGGTCCGCGAGATCCGGTACGCGATCGCGCTCGAACACGAGCTGTCCAAGGACCAGATCCTCGAGAACTACCTGAACATCACGTACTTCGGGAACAACGGCTACGGCATCTACGCCGCCTCGGAGGCCTACTTCAGCAAGCCGCCGTCCCAGCTGACGCTCGCCGAGGCGGCGATGATCGCCGGGATGGCCCAGAACCCGACCCAGTACAACCCGGTGGCGAACGATCATCGGGCCGCACTCGACCGCCGCGAATACGTCCTCAACCAGATGGTGAAGCTGAAGTACGTCACCGCGGCCCAGGCCGCCGCGGCCAACGCCGGTGACCTCGGGCTGAAGCCGAAGACCAGCGCCCAGTCGTGCGAGAACGGCAACACCGCGTACGGGTTCTTCTGCGGCTGGTTCCTCGACTGGTGGCAGGCGAACCCGGCGTTCGGTGCCACCACCGCCGACCGCCTCGACAAGCTGAAGAAGGGCGGCTACTCGATCGTCTCGTCGCTCGACGTCGGCATGCAGAAGGCGGCCCAGCAGCAGGTCGATGCCCAGCTCGGCGCGGACAGCCGGTTCGCGACCGGCGTCGTGCTGGTCGAACCGGGCACCGGACGGGTGAAGGCGATGGCGGTCAACCGGAAGTACGGGATCAGCGACGGGGCCACCGTCAACCCGCTGCTGTCCGGTTCCGCGGTCTCACCCGGCTACCAGGCCGGGTCGACGTTCAAGATGTTCACCGCGCTGGCCGCGCTGCAGCAGGGCATCCCGCTCAGTCACACGATCTACGCCCCCGAGCGGTACGTCTCGCAGTACCCGGGCGACTGCGCGACCGGCGGCGACCGGTACTGCCCGAAGAACGCGTCCCCGGCGATGACCGGCGATCAGACGATGTCGAGCGCATTCGGCGAATCCGCCAACACGTACTTCGTCCAGCTCGAAGAGCAGGTGACGGTGAAGGCCGCGGTGGCGGCCGCCCAGCAGGCCGGGGTCGTCCTGCGCGGTGCCGGTGACCTCGGCCTGGCGAAGGACGCGCAGACCAGCGACGCGGCCTGGGGCTCGTTCACGCTCGGGACCGCCCAGGTGTCGCCGCTCGACATGGCCAACGCCTACGCGACGGTCGCGGCCCGCGGGAAGGCCTGCACGACGCTGCCGCTGACGTCGATCAGCGACCGGAGCGGCACGCCGGTCGCGGGCGTGGCCGACCCGACCTGCAAGCAGGCGTTTTCGCCCGAGGTGGCCGACGCGGCCGCGGACATGGCCCGGTGCCCGGTCGGGAACCAGTCCGAGGTCGGGATCTCCTGCACGCACCCGGGCGGCACCGACACCGCGGAGAGCGTCGGACGGGCGATCGACCGGCCGGTGGCGGGCAAGACCGGCACCACCGACGACGACAACGCGGCCTGGTTCATCGGCTTCACCCCGAACCTGGCGGCCGCGTCGTTCCTCGCCAACCCCGACAAGTACCAGGACGAGGTGCCGAACACCCGGATCCCGATCGACATCGCCCGGGACACGCTGGCGTCGGCGCTGACGAACCTTCCGGTCAAGAATTTCATCGCGCCACCGAGCGAATTGGCGTTCTGA
- a CDS encoding FAD-binding protein — protein MRVEAVRPIAADAVTGWSDEVDVLVVGAGMAGVSAAVDAAAAGARVLVIDRGGRLTCTSAMSGGHFYLGGGTAVQRACGWDDTPAEMAAYLREMSPECDPEKIRLYAEESVEHFEWLEALGFEFERSFYPHKCVVQPGTEGLTFTGNELTWPVRTIARPAPRGHKPPFVGDTGGGGFVVELALKRLADLGVEVRYDTGATGLVVRDGSVVGATWRRYSESGAIAARGVVLAAGGFVLNPEMVEAYAPQLGALFTRGMALGNTYDDGLGIRLGESVGGVADHMESAFFTSPFYPPEGNVRGIVVNRDGRRFVNEDAYHSRVSAYVFDQPGQTAYLILDSATLAEPSYHFQPLVDGWETVEEIERALGMPAGALVATLRDYNAAAAGGEDPEFHKASKFVVPLDQGPWGAYDLTPGTAFYSGFSCGGLRVDPDGRLLRDDGSVVAGVYAAGACASNIAIDGRGYASGTQMGEASYFGRRSGRHAASWARTADS, from the coding sequence GTGCGCGTGGAGGCGGTGCGGCCGATCGCGGCGGACGCGGTGACCGGGTGGTCCGACGAGGTCGACGTGCTGGTGGTCGGCGCGGGCATGGCCGGGGTCAGCGCCGCCGTCGACGCGGCCGCCGCCGGGGCCCGGGTGCTGGTCATCGACCGGGGCGGGCGGCTGACCTGCACCAGCGCGATGTCCGGGGGCCACTTCTACCTCGGCGGCGGCACCGCGGTGCAGCGGGCCTGCGGCTGGGACGACACCCCGGCCGAGATGGCCGCCTACCTGCGCGAGATGTCACCGGAGTGCGACCCGGAGAAGATCCGGCTCTACGCCGAGGAGAGCGTCGAGCACTTCGAGTGGCTGGAGGCGCTGGGCTTCGAGTTCGAGCGCTCGTTCTACCCGCACAAATGCGTCGTCCAGCCCGGCACCGAGGGCCTGACGTTCACCGGCAACGAGCTCACCTGGCCGGTCCGGACGATCGCCCGTCCCGCGCCGCGGGGCCACAAGCCCCCGTTCGTCGGCGACACCGGCGGCGGGGGATTCGTCGTCGAGCTGGCGCTCAAGCGGCTGGCCGACCTGGGCGTCGAGGTCCGGTACGACACCGGGGCGACGGGGTTGGTAGTGCGGGACGGCTCGGTCGTGGGGGCGACCTGGCGCCGGTACTCCGAATCCGGGGCCATCGCCGCGCGGGGAGTGGTGCTGGCGGCCGGCGGGTTCGTGCTCAACCCGGAGATGGTCGAGGCGTACGCGCCGCAGCTCGGGGCCCTGTTCACCCGGGGGATGGCGCTCGGGAACACCTACGACGACGGGCTCGGCATCCGGCTCGGCGAGTCGGTGGGTGGCGTCGCCGACCACATGGAGAGCGCGTTCTTCACGTCGCCGTTCTATCCGCCGGAGGGGAACGTCCGGGGGATCGTCGTCAACCGGGACGGCCGCCGCTTCGTCAACGAGGACGCGTATCACTCGCGGGTGTCGGCCTACGTCTTCGACCAGCCCGGGCAGACCGCCTACCTGATCCTCGACTCGGCGACGCTGGCCGAGCCCAGCTACCACTTCCAGCCGCTGGTCGACGGGTGGGAGACGGTCGAAGAGATCGAGCGGGCGCTGGGCATGCCGGCCGGTGCGCTGGTGGCCACGCTGCGCGACTACAACGCGGCCGCGGCCGGCGGCGAGGACCCGGAGTTCCACAAGGCGTCGAAGTTCGTGGTCCCGCTCGACCAGGGGCCGTGGGGCGCGTACGACCTCACGCCGGGGACCGCGTTCTACTCCGGGTTCAGCTGCGGGGGGCTACGGGTCGATCCGGACGGCCGGCTGCTCCGGGACGACGGTTCGGTGGTGGCCGGGGTGTACGCGGCCGGCGCGTGCGCGTCGAACATCGCGATCGACGGGCGGGGGTACGCGTCCGGGACGCAGATGGGGGAGGCGTCGTACTTCGGCCGCCGGAGCGGCCGGCACGCGGCTTCCTGGGCGCGAACAGCTGATTCTTAA
- a CDS encoding acyl-CoA dehydrogenase family protein codes for MTDLSDEEQAVVATVREFVDRSVKPVVRELEHGNTYPEALIEQMKQLGIFGLAVPSPWGEAPVSMPCYALVTAELARGWMSLAGAMGGHTVVCKLLVAFGTPEQQDRYLPRLATGELRATMALTEPGGGSDLQAMTTSARRDGDGYVVDGTKTWITNSRRSGLIALLAKTDPAAEPAHRGMSILLVEHGPGLTVSKDLPKLGYKGVESCELVFDGYRAPVSALLGPDEGRGFGQMMKGLETGRIQVAARALGVGRAAFDDALRYAQERESFGKPIWQHESIGNYLADMATKLTAAEQLILYAARRYETGQRCDLEAGMAKLFASETAMEVALNAVRIHGGYGYSTEFDVERYFRDAPLMIVGEGTNEIQRNVIAAQLVARGGLR; via the coding sequence GTGACCGACCTCAGCGACGAGGAGCAGGCGGTCGTCGCGACCGTGCGGGAGTTCGTCGACCGGTCGGTGAAGCCGGTGGTTCGCGAGCTCGAGCACGGGAACACCTACCCCGAGGCGCTCATCGAGCAGATGAAGCAGCTGGGGATCTTCGGCCTCGCGGTGCCGTCGCCGTGGGGCGAGGCGCCGGTGTCGATGCCCTGTTACGCGCTGGTCACGGCCGAGCTGGCCCGGGGCTGGATGAGCCTGGCCGGCGCGATGGGCGGCCACACCGTCGTCTGCAAACTGCTCGTCGCGTTCGGGACGCCGGAGCAGCAGGACCGGTACCTGCCCCGGCTCGCGACCGGCGAGCTGCGGGCGACGATGGCGCTGACCGAACCGGGCGGGGGCTCGGACCTGCAGGCGATGACGACGTCGGCCCGCCGGGACGGCGACGGGTACGTCGTCGACGGGACGAAGACGTGGATCACGAACTCGCGCCGGTCGGGGCTGATCGCGTTGCTGGCCAAGACCGACCCGGCGGCCGAGCCGGCGCACCGGGGGATGTCGATCCTGCTGGTGGAGCACGGACCGGGGCTGACCGTCTCGAAGGACCTGCCCAAGCTCGGCTACAAGGGGGTCGAGAGCTGCGAGCTGGTCTTCGACGGGTACCGGGCGCCGGTGTCGGCGCTGCTCGGCCCGGACGAGGGACGCGGGTTCGGGCAGATGATGAAGGGGCTGGAGACCGGGCGGATCCAGGTGGCGGCGCGGGCGCTGGGCGTCGGGCGGGCGGCTTTCGACGACGCGCTGCGCTACGCGCAGGAGCGGGAGAGCTTCGGGAAGCCGATCTGGCAGCACGAGTCGATCGGCAACTACCTGGCCGACATGGCGACGAAGCTGACCGCGGCCGAGCAGCTGATCCTGTACGCGGCCCGCCGGTACGAGACCGGGCAGCGGTGCGACCTGGAGGCCGGGATGGCCAAGCTGTTCGCGTCCGAGACCGCGATGGAGGTCGCGCTGAACGCGGTGCGGATCCACGGCGGCTACGGGTACTCGACCGAGTTCGACGTCGAGCGGTACTTCCGGGACGCGCCGCTGATGATCGTCGGCGAGGGCACGAACGAGATCCAGCGGAACGTGATCGCGGCGCAACTGGTGGCTCGCGGCGGCTTGAGGTAG
- a CDS encoding FAS1-like dehydratase domain-containing protein, producing the protein MTDLHSALDGWNPEPVAADGRLTGWPATALATLLGRPEEFTDGSPLPPLWHHLYLLETPAPASLGEDGHPRDGHFLPPIPDRRRMFAGARVRQHRPLLLGDVVQKRSRVASVRVKDGRSGQLAFVTVRAEFVVGGEVAVTEEQDLVYRSQAAGAPRAIAATPAEAAPGADFQFDATPATLFQFSALTYNAHRIHYDLDYARDVEGYPGLVVHGPLQAIALVEPLRRAGRPVSEVSYRLERPAFAGSSFQVVVSDATLAGGVSPGTPSITGTFR; encoded by the coding sequence ATGACCGATCTGCATTCCGCGCTCGACGGGTGGAACCCGGAGCCGGTCGCGGCCGACGGCCGGCTGACCGGCTGGCCGGCGACGGCGCTGGCCACGCTGCTCGGCCGGCCGGAGGAGTTCACCGACGGATCACCCCTCCCGCCGCTGTGGCACCACCTGTACCTGCTGGAGACGCCGGCCCCGGCCTCGCTGGGCGAGGACGGCCATCCGCGGGACGGCCACTTTCTCCCGCCGATCCCGGATCGGCGGAGGATGTTCGCCGGGGCGCGCGTCCGGCAGCACCGGCCTCTCCTTCTGGGGGACGTCGTGCAGAAGCGGTCGCGGGTCGCGTCGGTCCGGGTGAAGGACGGCCGCTCGGGGCAGTTGGCGTTCGTCACCGTGCGCGCGGAGTTCGTCGTCGGGGGCGAGGTGGCGGTCACCGAGGAGCAGGACCTGGTCTACCGGTCGCAGGCCGCGGGCGCGCCGCGTGCGATCGCGGCCACCCCGGCCGAGGCCGCACCCGGCGCGGACTTCCAATTCGACGCCACCCCGGCCACGCTGTTCCAGTTCAGCGCGCTGACCTACAACGCGCACCGGATCCACTACGACCTCGACTACGCCCGGGACGTCGAGGGCTACCCGGGCCTGGTCGTGCACGGGCCGTTGCAGGCGATCGCGCTGGTCGAGCCGCTGCGCCGGGCCGGGCGGCCGGTCTCCGAGGTCAGCTACCGGCTGGAACGGCCGGCCTTCGCCGGCTCGTCCTTCCAGGTCGTGGTGTCGGACGCGACCCTGGCCGGCGGGGTGTCGCCCGGGACCCCGTCGATCACCGGGACGTTCCGGTGA
- a CDS encoding aldo/keto reductase — translation MEMVELGRTGQQVSSLALGAMQMGNATDEPDSIRILDRFTEAGGTFIDTADCYEWWGFRGSRGGQSEEVLGRWMADRGNRDRIFLATKGSGLPTHDDALWAADGTPNWDLARRTFAGAGADTLRKALDGSLRRLGTDHVDLYYVHVDDRSTPLEETLEALDGLVKAGKIRYLGWSNVRTWRLEAIKQLCDRYGWTAPVAVQQQHSYLRPNPSVDNVSIVGNEQLDWLRANPGTALVAYSPILKGIYDNVAKRSQFTDYTGPDTDARLATVDAIAGETGATPNQVVVAFLMAQDSPRVVPLIGPRTPEQLENLLPAADVKLSADQLARLSA, via the coding sequence ATGGAGATGGTCGAACTAGGGCGCACCGGACAGCAGGTCAGCAGCCTGGCGCTGGGCGCAATGCAAATGGGAAACGCCACCGACGAGCCGGACTCGATCCGGATCCTCGACCGGTTCACCGAGGCCGGCGGCACGTTCATCGACACCGCGGACTGCTACGAGTGGTGGGGCTTCCGCGGCAGCCGGGGCGGCCAGAGCGAGGAGGTCCTCGGCCGCTGGATGGCCGACCGCGGCAACCGCGACCGGATCTTCCTGGCCACCAAGGGCAGCGGCCTCCCCACCCACGACGACGCCCTCTGGGCCGCCGACGGCACCCCGAACTGGGACCTGGCCCGCCGGACGTTCGCCGGAGCCGGCGCCGACACCCTGCGAAAGGCGCTGGACGGCAGCCTGCGCCGGCTCGGCACCGACCACGTCGACCTCTACTACGTCCACGTCGACGACCGGTCGACCCCGCTCGAGGAGACCCTCGAAGCGCTCGACGGCCTGGTGAAAGCCGGAAAGATCCGGTACCTGGGCTGGTCCAACGTCCGCACCTGGCGGCTCGAAGCGATCAAGCAGCTCTGCGACCGCTACGGCTGGACCGCCCCGGTGGCCGTCCAGCAGCAGCACTCCTACCTGCGGCCGAACCCGTCGGTGGACAACGTCTCGATCGTCGGCAACGAGCAGCTCGACTGGCTCCGGGCCAACCCCGGCACGGCGCTCGTCGCCTACTCGCCGATCCTCAAGGGCATTTACGACAACGTCGCCAAGCGGTCGCAGTTCACCGACTACACCGGCCCGGACACCGACGCCCGGCTGGCCACCGTCGACGCGATCGCGGGCGAGACCGGCGCGACCCCGAACCAGGTCGTCGTCGCGTTCCTGATGGCGCAGGACTCGCCGCGGGTCGTCCCGCTGATCGGCCCGCGCACGCCCGAGCAGCTGGAGAACCTCCTCCCGGCCGCGGACGTCAAGCTGTCCGCCGACCAGCTGGCGCGCCTGTCGGCCTGA
- a CDS encoding tryptophan 2,3-dioxygenase, with translation MDNGKRPLESGVRTDFRDAMSYGDYLRLDLVLGAQQPLSTHHDEMLFIVQHQTSELWLKLMLHELRSARDLLDADQLSWSLKRIARVKRILETMTEQWAVLATMTPSEYAEFRTILGPSSGFQSYQYRAVEFLLGNKNPDMLTVFESDLPAFDTLATLLAEPSLYDAFLRLLARRGYPIPAPVLGRDVREAWVEHPDLIPVFEGVYDDPAAAWDVYETCEDLVDLEDAFQFWRFRHLRTVQRMIGTQPGTGGSSGVPFLRRALDLTFFPELYSVRARIGG, from the coding sequence GTGGACAACGGGAAACGGCCGCTCGAGAGCGGCGTGCGCACGGACTTCCGGGACGCGATGAGCTACGGGGACTACCTCCGGCTCGACCTGGTCCTGGGTGCTCAGCAGCCGCTCTCCACCCACCACGACGAGATGCTGTTCATCGTCCAGCACCAGACGTCCGAGCTGTGGCTCAAGCTGATGCTGCACGAGCTCCGCTCGGCCCGTGACCTGCTCGACGCCGACCAGCTGTCGTGGTCGCTGAAGCGGATCGCCCGGGTCAAACGGATCCTCGAGACGATGACCGAGCAGTGGGCCGTGCTGGCCACGATGACGCCGAGCGAGTACGCCGAGTTCCGCACGATCCTCGGGCCGTCGTCGGGATTCCAGTCGTACCAGTACCGCGCGGTCGAGTTCCTGCTCGGCAACAAGAACCCCGACATGCTGACGGTGTTCGAGTCCGACCTCCCGGCGTTCGACACGCTCGCCACGCTGCTGGCCGAGCCGAGCCTCTACGACGCGTTCCTCCGGCTGCTGGCCCGCCGGGGCTACCCGATCCCGGCGCCGGTGCTCGGCCGGGACGTGCGCGAGGCCTGGGTCGAGCACCCGGACCTGATCCCGGTCTTCGAGGGCGTCTACGACGACCCGGCCGCGGCCTGGGACGTCTACGAGACCTGCGAAGACCTCGTCGATCTGGAGGACGCGTTCCAGTTCTGGCGGTTCCGGCACCTGCGCACGGTGCAGCGGATGATTGGGACGCAGCCCGGCACCGGCGGCTCGTCCGGCGTCCCGTTCCTGCGCCGGGCCCTCGACCTGACGTTCTTCCCCGAGCTGTACAGCGTCCGCGCGCGCATCGGCGGATGA
- a CDS encoding PaaX family transcriptional regulator C-terminal domain-containing protein, with protein sequence MIHDDWDSSPGSTTSLLRTIVGTSLRRIGGWIAVAHLVALAGAAGLPEPRTRTALARLKAKGLLVAEARRGVAGYALAPDAVPMLERGDRRIYHPRTMGPADRWCLVSYSVPESNRDLRHQLRRRLTWIGCGAVSPALWICPEYLTTEVEEILAELGLTATVFLADEIRGGPQVERWWDLASIRARHDAFLDGAGTDGTDGTGAPDDLAEAYRAWIRGLDRWRIIPYLDPGLPASLLPADWPGHRSTALFLQLRDQVLPRAHAYVSGVVG encoded by the coding sequence ATGATCCACGACGACTGGGACTCGTCGCCCGGGAGCACGACGTCGCTGCTGCGCACGATCGTCGGGACGTCGCTGCGCCGGATCGGCGGCTGGATCGCGGTCGCGCACCTGGTCGCGCTGGCCGGTGCGGCCGGCCTGCCCGAACCCCGGACCCGGACCGCGCTGGCCCGCCTCAAGGCCAAGGGCCTGCTGGTGGCCGAGGCCCGCCGGGGCGTGGCCGGCTACGCGTTGGCCCCGGACGCGGTGCCGATGCTCGAGCGCGGTGACCGGCGGATCTACCACCCCCGCACAATGGGCCCGGCCGACCGGTGGTGCCTGGTCTCGTACTCGGTGCCGGAGTCGAACCGCGACCTGCGTCACCAGCTGCGTCGCCGGTTGACCTGGATCGGGTGCGGTGCGGTGTCGCCGGCGCTGTGGATCTGCCCGGAGTATCTGACCACGGAGGTCGAGGAGATCCTGGCGGAGCTGGGGCTCACCGCGACGGTCTTCCTGGCGGACGAGATCCGCGGCGGGCCGCAGGTGGAGCGGTGGTGGGACCTGGCGTCGATCCGGGCGCGCCACGACGCGTTCCTCGACGGCGCCGGCACCGACGGCACGGACGGCACCGGCGCACCGGACGACCTGGCCGAGGCCTACCGCGCCTGGATCCGCGGCCTCGACCGCTGGCGGATCATCCCCTACCTCGACCCCGGCCTCCCGGCCTCCTTACTCCCCGCCGACTGGCCCGGCCACCGCTCCACCGCACTCTTCCTGCAGCTCCGCGACCAGGTGCTACCGCGGGCGCACGCCTACGTCAGCGGAGTGGTCGGCTGA
- a CDS encoding ElyC/SanA/YdcF family protein, producing MRHLNTLVDFLARRDVEALTPEALGGPVDVLILFGGSILAGGDVFASAIEAGAAQRYLVVGGAGHSTDALRDAARTELGWDDVDDRTEADLFDRYLRERHGLPADLLETRSTNCGNNVRNALAVLAAAGVAHRRIAIVQDASMQLRMHACFRHEAPEVEVVNYAAHRTHFDGLALVDPPFGMWPSDRYIGLLLGEIPRLSDDPDGYGPAGRGFIAHVDIPDDVRQAHSALMDAGVGATRVADPRFSRPLR from the coding sequence GTGCGCCACCTGAACACGCTCGTCGACTTCCTGGCCCGGCGTGACGTCGAGGCCCTGACGCCGGAGGCGCTCGGCGGCCCGGTCGACGTCCTGATCCTGTTCGGCGGCAGCATCCTGGCCGGCGGCGACGTCTTCGCGTCGGCGATCGAGGCCGGCGCGGCCCAGCGGTACCTCGTCGTCGGGGGCGCCGGGCACTCCACCGACGCGTTGCGCGATGCCGCCCGCACCGAGCTGGGCTGGGACGACGTCGACGACCGGACCGAGGCCGACCTCTTCGACCGCTACCTCCGCGAGCGGCACGGCCTGCCCGCCGACCTGCTCGAGACCCGGTCCACGAACTGCGGCAACAACGTCCGGAACGCGCTCGCCGTGCTCGCCGCGGCCGGCGTCGCGCACCGCCGGATCGCGATCGTCCAGGACGCCTCGATGCAGCTGCGGATGCACGCCTGCTTCCGGCACGAGGCCCCGGAGGTCGAGGTCGTCAACTACGCGGCCCACCGGACGCACTTCGACGGGCTCGCGCTCGTCGATCCGCCCTTCGGCATGTGGCCGAGCGACCGCTACATCGGGTTGCTGCTCGGCGAGATCCCTCGCCTCTCCGACGATCCGGACGGCTACGGGCCGGCCGGCCGCGGCTTCATCGCCCACGTCGACATTCCGGACGACGTCCGGCAGGCGCATTCCGCGCTGATGGACGCCGGTGTCGGCGCCACCAGGGTCGCCGATCCGCGCTTCAGCCGACCACTCCGCTGA
- a CDS encoding AfsR/SARP family transcriptional regulator, whose translation MSGPALRFQILGPLRVWRGDVELDAGPRQQALLLALLLANYGRPVSTSELIGLIWDDDAPASAVNVVQKYAGALRRLLEPGRPSYDAGSYLRRRGNGYLFVADSGTLDLAAFREDPAASVGLWRGPAGDGLNYGPTAAAVFAALNDEFFDACVAAAGAGRQVRRGHARRGQARPAAALARQPDPRRPATAKAQPEAAAATATPTAATATAPAAAGAGAAEVAAAEVAAGVDAEVAAAAGAPAAGAPAVEARRRRPKAAEVGAAAAGLVLAAQAQLTAAPAMRSGYAPRPPTSSTAPKRSPECSRPTSWPPAGAWPARPSPPRTSRSRH comes from the coding sequence GTGTCCGGGCCCGCGCTACGGTTCCAGATCCTCGGCCCGTTGCGGGTCTGGCGCGGCGACGTCGAACTCGACGCCGGTCCGCGCCAGCAGGCCCTCCTGCTCGCGCTGCTGCTGGCCAACTACGGCCGCCCGGTCAGCACCAGCGAGCTGATCGGTCTGATCTGGGACGACGACGCTCCGGCCAGCGCGGTCAACGTCGTCCAGAAGTACGCGGGCGCTCTGCGCCGGCTGCTGGAGCCGGGGCGGCCGTCCTACGACGCCGGGTCGTACCTGCGTCGACGGGGAAACGGCTATCTCTTCGTCGCCGATTCCGGGACGTTGGATCTGGCCGCGTTCCGGGAGGATCCGGCGGCGTCGGTCGGCCTGTGGCGGGGGCCGGCCGGTGACGGGCTGAACTACGGGCCGACCGCGGCCGCCGTGTTCGCCGCGCTCAACGACGAGTTCTTCGACGCCTGCGTCGCCGCGGCCGGGGCCGGGCGGCAGGTGCGGCGCGGCCACGCACGGCGCGGCCAGGCGCGCCCGGCCGCCGCCCTAGCCCGCCAACCCGACCCGCGTCGCCCCGCAACCGCCAAGGCCCAGCCCGAAGCCGCCGCCGCGACCGCGACGCCGACCGCGGCGACCGCAACCGCCCCCGCGGCCGCGGGGGCTGGGGCGGCCGAGGTGGCGGCGGCCGAGGTGGCGGCGGGGGTCGATGCCGAGGTGGCCGCAGCGGCGGGGGCCCCGGCGGCGGGGGCCCCGGCGGTGGAGGCCCGGCGGCGGAGGCCGAAGGCGGCAGAGGTCGGGGCGGCGGCGGCCGGGCTCGTGCTGGCGGCTCAGGCTCAGCTGACCGCGGCGCCCGCGATGCGCTCGGGCTACGCCCCCCGACCCCCGACCTCCTCGACCGCGCCGAAGAGGTCGCCCGAGTGTTCTCGGCCGACGAGCTGGCCGCCGGCTGGCGCCTGGCCTGCCAGACCCTCCCCACCGAGAACCTCCAGATCCAGGCATTGA